The Paracoccus sediminicola genome contains a region encoding:
- a CDS encoding Na+/H+ antiporter NhaA, producing MTDVATQSVRDGRRAGFAMLVGLALGIVAANSPLADIYAIVHHLPLRVGAGDWAIEAPLIEWINQGLLTVFFFLIGLHTNLELTRGALTEPGAAMLPASAALGGMIVPAAIYFGLNAGDAVALRGWAIPIATDIVLVLGVLSLFSGRVDPAVIAFATAAAIFDDLGAVIVIALFYGAFDQFWPLWVVVGGLAGLFLLNRTRRASLLPYLAFGCVLWAGLILTGLEGAIAGAIVGFSLPLSSFPPRATARAERRVSRSP from the coding sequence TTGACGGATGTTGCCACGCAATCGGTTCGCGACGGGCGGCGCGCGGGGTTCGCCATGCTCGTCGGTCTTGCTCTGGGTATAGTGGCCGCGAACTCGCCGCTGGCGGACATCTACGCGATTGTGCATCACCTGCCTCTGCGGGTTGGGGCGGGCGACTGGGCAATCGAAGCCCCTCTGATCGAGTGGATCAATCAGGGCCTTCTGACGGTCTTCTTCTTTCTCATCGGTCTTCACACAAATCTTGAGCTGACCCGTGGGGCGCTGACCGAACCCGGTGCGGCCATGCTTCCGGCAAGTGCGGCGCTTGGGGGCATGATTGTGCCGGCAGCGATCTACTTCGGGCTCAATGCCGGAGATGCCGTCGCCCTGCGTGGCTGGGCAATCCCGATTGCGACAGACATCGTCTTGGTCCTTGGCGTCCTCTCGCTGTTTTCGGGCCGGGTTGACCCTGCGGTCATCGCCTTTGCCACAGCCGCAGCGATTTTCGACGACCTTGGCGCAGTAATTGTCATCGCATTGTTCTACGGAGCGTTCGATCAGTTTTGGCCGCTTTGGGTGGTGGTTGGCGGCTTAGCAGGTCTATTTCTGCTCAATCGAACCCGAAGGGCATCTCTCTTGCCTTACCTCGCCTTCGGCTGCGTTCTCTGGGCAGGACTTATACTGACCGGTCTCGAAGGAGCCATTGCAGGGGCAATTGTCGGGTTTTCATTGCCGCTGTCGTCGTTTCCGCCAAGAGCGACAGCGCGCGCCGAGCGGCGCGTGTCGCGTAGCCCATAA
- a CDS encoding MBL fold metallo-hydrolase yields the protein MTQITRPKLRFLGAAGTVTGSRYLIEAMGRRILVDCGLFQGFKNLRERNRKTFPVRPNTIDTVLLTHAHLDHSGYLPALIRAGFGGRVHCTEATADLCGLILPDSGHIQEEEARFAARRGFSKHKNPKPLYTLKDAEAALERLRPHGFDQRIDLGDGVAARFIPAGHLLGAAQIRFEIGDRVVHFSGDLGHDPDPLMRPPKPFGGADVLVCESTYGNRSHPDTDPEAELAPVLKRTFARGGTVLIPSFAVGRAQGVMLHIARLMARGDIPYVPVFLNSPMAVDATDIYHRHHAEHHVSREDCVAMFEIAKRVNTVEQSKDLNTRQGPMIIVSASGMLTGGRILHHLASFGGDRRNTILLSGFQAGGTRGAVLAHVPRTLRMFGREFPIEAEVVQLQSFSGHADADEILRWMSAGPAPTMTYLTHGEPSAADTLRFRVKHELGRSVRVPEHLESVYLDRPR from the coding sequence ATGACACAAATCACACGTCCGAAACTACGCTTTCTGGGTGCCGCCGGGACCGTGACGGGATCGCGTTATCTGATCGAGGCCATGGGACGGCGCATTCTCGTGGATTGCGGCCTGTTCCAGGGGTTCAAGAACCTGCGAGAACGCAACCGCAAAACGTTTCCCGTGCGTCCGAACACGATCGACACTGTGCTGCTCACACATGCACATCTCGACCATTCGGGATACCTGCCGGCGCTGATCCGGGCGGGGTTCGGCGGCCGGGTCCACTGCACCGAGGCGACAGCAGACCTTTGCGGGCTTATCCTGCCCGACAGCGGACACATTCAGGAAGAAGAGGCGCGCTTTGCCGCCCGGAGGGGGTTTTCCAAACACAAGAACCCCAAACCGCTCTATACGCTCAAGGATGCAGAGGCGGCGCTGGAACGCCTTCGGCCGCATGGCTTCGATCAGAGGATCGACCTCGGCGACGGGGTCGCCGCCCGTTTCATCCCGGCCGGGCACCTTCTGGGCGCCGCCCAGATCCGTTTCGAGATCGGCGACAGGGTCGTCCATTTCAGCGGCGATCTGGGCCATGATCCCGATCCGCTGATGCGGCCGCCGAAACCGTTCGGTGGAGCCGATGTGCTGGTCTGCGAATCCACCTACGGCAATCGCTCCCATCCCGATACCGACCCCGAGGCCGAACTGGCCCCAGTCCTGAAGCGCACGTTTGCCCGTGGCGGCACGGTACTGATCCCGTCATTTGCGGTCGGACGGGCGCAGGGGGTGATGCTGCATATCGCGCGGCTCATGGCGCGGGGGGACATTCCCTATGTACCGGTGTTCCTCAACAGCCCGATGGCCGTGGATGCGACCGATATCTATCACCGCCACCACGCAGAGCATCACGTCAGCCGCGAAGACTGCGTCGCGATGTTCGAGATTGCCAAGCGCGTCAACACGGTCGAGCAATCGAAGGATCTGAACACGCGCCAGGGCCCGATGATCATCGTCTCCGCCAGCGGAATGCTGACCGGCGGGCGCATCCTGCACCATCTGGCAAGCTTTGGCGGCGACAGGCGGAACACGATCCTGCTGTCCGGCTTTCAGGCCGGCGGAACACGTGGCGCGGTGCTGGCCCATGTCCCGCGAACCTTGCGCATGTTCGGACGAGAGTTCCCGATCGAGGCCGAAGTGGTTCAGCTCCAGTCCTTTTCCGGGCATGCCGATGCCGACGAAATCCTGCGCTGGATGTCCGCCGGTCCCGCACCCACGATGACCTATCTGACCCACGGGGAACCTTCGGCTGCGGACACCCTGAGATTTCGCGTCAAACACGAGCTTGGACGATCCGTGCGCGTCCCGGAGCACCTCGAATCCGTCTATCTGGACCGGCCGCGATGA
- a CDS encoding proton-conducting transporter transmembrane domain-containing protein, producing MERRVSGWSISYGGAGSTLLSELGRLAGRTLIALAGLTAVLIGLGYKAALVPFQFWAPDAYDGAPVSVAAYLSVITKVAAIFAFAQILRDLPVGNSWPLVVALIAAMTMTCGYLAALVQSNEVRLLAYSSMAQAGYFMMGIVDLGPGLLALSVTVSMTIFRVWRTGPTRRTFWTNSPRPE from the coding sequence ATTGAACGCCGGGTCTCCGGCTGGTCCATCTCGTACGGCGGTGCCGGCTCGACGCTCCTTTCCGAGCTGGGCCGGCTGGCGGGCAGGACGCTGATCGCGCTGGCCGGGCTGACCGCGGTGCTGATCGGGCTGGGCTACAAGGCGGCGCTGGTGCCGTTCCAGTTTTGGGCACCCGACGCCTATGACGGCGCGCCGGTGTCCGTGGCCGCCTATCTGTCGGTAATTACCAAGGTCGCGGCAATCTTCGCCTTCGCGCAGATCTTGCGCGACCTACCGGTCGGTAACAGCTGGCCGCTGGTGGTCGCGCTAATCGCCGCCATGACGATGACGTGCGGCTACCTGGCGGCGCTGGTGCAAAGCAACGAGGTGCGCCTGCTGGCCTATTCGTCGATGGCGCAGGCGGGTTATTTCATGATGGGGATCGTGGATCTGGGGCCAGGCTTGCTGGCGCTGTCGGTCACCGTTTCCATGACGATTTTCAGGGTCTGGAGAACTGGACCGACGCGCAGGACGTTCTGGACGAACTCGCCGAGGCCGGAATAG
- a CDS encoding thymidine phosphorylase family protein: MTDTLALVPAGIDTYRQPVVYMNEDCHICRSEGFAAQTRVRIDLEDRWIIATLNVVGRGAWLDVDQAALSASAWAALGARAGDKGAFSHPEPPVSASMIRSKAYGDRLDQAGFAAIVSDTLDSRLSDLELAAFVTACAGERLDEPETVALTRAMQGAGQTLDWGGRTILDKHCVGGLPGNRTTPIVVAIIAAAGHLIPKTSSRAITSPAGTADTMEAMAPVALDAAALRRVVEAEGGCIVWGGGLALSPADDHFIRVERPLDFDSTGQLVASVLSKKAAAGATHVLIDMPVGPTAKVRSEKAAEALGVRVSAVSNALGLNLALHISDGIAPVGRGIGPTLEAIDVLAVLRRAPDAPADLRERALDLAGHLLDLAPDGVAGQGRDRARALLDSGAAEARFMAICEAQGGFREPGTAAQRIEIHAPHAGLLTSVDNRRIARIAKLAGAPRQKCAGIRLLVRLGDRVDEGQPLYELHAETAGELAYALAYAESQTGVLTLSEEGP; the protein is encoded by the coding sequence ATGACCGATACGCTTGCTCTTGTCCCCGCCGGGATCGACACCTACCGGCAACCGGTCGTCTATATGAACGAAGACTGCCACATCTGTCGCTCCGAGGGGTTCGCGGCCCAGACCCGTGTGCGGATCGACCTGGAGGACCGTTGGATCATCGCAACCCTGAATGTCGTTGGCCGCGGAGCGTGGCTTGACGTGGATCAGGCGGCGCTGTCCGCCTCGGCTTGGGCGGCGCTTGGTGCGCGAGCAGGGGACAAGGGAGCGTTTTCTCATCCCGAACCGCCCGTTTCCGCGTCGATGATCCGGTCGAAAGCCTATGGCGACAGGCTGGATCAGGCTGGGTTCGCGGCAATCGTGAGCGACACGCTCGACAGCCGGCTGTCCGATCTCGAGCTTGCCGCTTTCGTCACCGCCTGTGCGGGTGAGCGGCTGGATGAGCCCGAGACCGTGGCACTGACCCGCGCCATGCAGGGCGCCGGGCAGACGCTCGACTGGGGAGGGCGGACCATTCTCGACAAGCATTGCGTCGGCGGTTTGCCGGGCAATCGAACGACGCCGATCGTGGTTGCTATCATCGCCGCAGCGGGGCACCTGATTCCCAAGACGTCCAGCCGTGCGATCACGTCGCCGGCAGGGACGGCCGACACGATGGAGGCCATGGCACCCGTTGCGCTCGACGCCGCCGCGCTGCGCAGGGTAGTCGAAGCAGAAGGCGGGTGCATCGTCTGGGGTGGCGGGCTCGCCCTCAGCCCCGCCGACGATCATTTCATTCGTGTCGAACGCCCGCTTGATTTCGACTCGACCGGTCAGTTGGTGGCAAGCGTACTGTCGAAGAAGGCCGCGGCGGGTGCCACGCATGTCCTGATCGACATGCCGGTCGGACCCACGGCCAAGGTGCGCTCTGAGAAGGCTGCCGAGGCACTCGGCGTCCGTGTGTCAGCGGTCAGCAATGCGTTGGGTCTGAACCTGGCGCTGCATATCAGCGACGGCATCGCTCCGGTCGGGCGCGGCATCGGCCCGACGCTGGAAGCCATCGACGTGCTGGCGGTCCTGCGACGCGCGCCCGATGCGCCTGCGGACCTGCGCGAAAGGGCGCTGGATCTGGCCGGGCATCTTCTGGACCTCGCTCCCGACGGCGTGGCGGGGCAGGGACGAGACCGGGCCCGGGCTCTGCTGGATAGTGGCGCGGCTGAGGCCAGGTTCATGGCGATCTGTGAGGCGCAGGGCGGGTTCCGGGAACCCGGAACGGCGGCGCAGCGGATCGAGATACACGCCCCCCACGCGGGCCTTTTGACATCCGTGGATAACCGCCGGATCGCCCGCATCGCCAAGCTGGCAGGCGCGCCGCGTCAGAAATGCGCAGGCATTCGCTTGCTGGTGCGGTTGGGCGACCGGGTGGACGAGGGCCAGCCGCTCTATGAACTCCATGCCGAGACAGCGGGCGAACTGGCCTATGCCCTGGCCTATGCCGAATCCCAAACCGGGGTTCTCACGCTGTCCGAGGAGGGCCCATGA
- a CDS encoding APC family permease, with product MNHEHDHGGDGYKKNSITLGGAVAMGTGVMIGAGIFALTGQIAELAGPFFPIAFIIGAIVTGFSSYSYIKMSNAWPSAGGIGMILQKCYGPGAVAAGAALLMALSMVIAESLVARTFATYLLRPFDIEGGPLVPILAVGVILFAFVVNIAGNRSIGLFSMVMAAIKIGGIALFGIAALWSSGFEFAAASRDAVDFGPMGFVASVALAILAFKGFTTITNSGAEITDPNRNVGRAIMISIALCVVVYLLVAFGVGSSLTIDEIIAAKDYSLAEAAEPALGQVGFLLTVLLAVVATASAVLASVFAVSRMLAMLTDMKMIPHSHFGMSGPIQRHTLVYTVVIASFLAVFFDLSRIASLGAFFYLMMDMAVHWGVWRYRRAEIGASGVIILAALGFDAIVLVAFTAMKLQSDPAIVAYAALTIAGVFLFERAYLSRWLAPQDEPAHS from the coding sequence ATGAACCATGAGCACGACCACGGCGGCGACGGCTACAAGAAGAACTCCATTACTTTGGGCGGCGCGGTTGCCATGGGCACGGGCGTGATGATCGGGGCAGGGATCTTTGCTCTGACCGGGCAGATCGCCGAACTGGCCGGGCCGTTCTTTCCCATTGCGTTCATCATCGGCGCGATCGTCACCGGGTTCAGTTCCTACAGCTACATCAAGATGTCCAACGCCTGGCCCTCGGCAGGGGGGATCGGGATGATCCTGCAAAAATGCTACGGACCGGGGGCAGTTGCGGCTGGGGCGGCGCTTCTAATGGCGCTCAGCATGGTGATCGCGGAAAGCCTCGTCGCAAGGACCTTTGCCACCTATCTTTTGCGTCCGTTCGATATCGAGGGCGGGCCGCTGGTGCCCATCCTGGCCGTTGGGGTAATCCTTTTCGCCTTCGTCGTAAACATCGCGGGCAACCGGTCAATTGGGCTGTTCTCGATGGTCATGGCCGCAATCAAGATCGGGGGCATCGCGCTCTTCGGGATCGCGGCCCTGTGGTCGAGCGGGTTTGAATTTGCAGCCGCGTCGCGGGACGCTGTGGATTTCGGCCCGATGGGTTTCGTCGCCTCGGTCGCGCTTGCCATTCTTGCGTTCAAGGGGTTCACGACGATCACCAACAGCGGCGCCGAGATCACCGATCCCAACCGCAACGTGGGGCGCGCGATCATGATTTCGATTGCGCTGTGCGTCGTCGTCTATCTGCTCGTGGCCTTCGGTGTCGGGTCCAGCCTGACCATAGACGAGATCATTGCCGCCAAGGACTATTCGCTGGCCGAGGCGGCGGAACCGGCATTGGGGCAGGTAGGCTTCCTGCTGACGGTCCTGCTGGCCGTCGTCGCCACGGCGTCTGCCGTGCTGGCGAGTGTCTTTGCGGTCTCGCGGATGCTTGCGATGCTGACGGATATGAAGATGATCCCGCATAGTCACTTCGGCATGTCCGGTCCGATCCAGCGGCATACGCTGGTTTACACCGTGGTGATCGCATCCTTCCTTGCTGTGTTTTTCGATCTGAGCCGCATCGCGTCGTTGGGTGCGTTCTTCTATCTGATGATGGATATGGCCGTGCATTGGGGTGTCTGGCGCTACCGCAGGGCAGAGATCGGTGCCTCGGGTGTCATCATTCTTGCAGCACTCGGGTTTGATGCGATCGTTCTGGTCGCGTTCACTGCCATGAAATTACAAAGCGATCCCGCGATTGTCGCCTACGCGGCCCTTACGATCGCGGGAGTCTTTCTGTTCGAACGCGCCTACCTGTCGCGCTGGCTGGCGCCGCAAGATGAGCCCGCCCACAGTTGA
- a CDS encoding phospholipase D-like domain-containing protein, whose protein sequence is MRVFDRNFIRADGISRKATGVSRSSKHARAAMCVPDLGEGEGTFRLFVEGDVLYDEMIAAIERATRDIRMESYIFAADEVGARFVAALAEKARADLDVRLHLDAFGAGQRNFRRLRHELKQAGVRFRWFRPFSLLHPLRYLQRNHRKLLVVDGREAFLGGFNIRRLNSRRLHGETRQRDTHVRVAGPLVELAVRHFERLWLDAGQLPASAIPDDTKGIEGLLVPSYSRLCRKRLGCLHAGLIEMAQTHVYLTSPYFSPGTVVDRALQAAARRGVDARLLVPRRSDPPVAGWATRAAYAHLLSAGVRVYEYLPRQLHAKTSVIDAAWSIVGSANLDYRSLFINQELVLIARDRTLAEQLQAQYLGDLAEAAEITQPAWHRRGLRARGLEAIGWAARRLL, encoded by the coding sequence ATGCGCGTCTTTGACAGAAATTTTATTCGGGCGGACGGTATCAGCCGCAAAGCAACGGGCGTCTCGCGGTCGAGCAAACATGCGCGCGCTGCGATGTGTGTGCCGGACCTCGGCGAGGGCGAGGGCACGTTCCGGCTTTTCGTCGAAGGCGATGTGCTTTACGACGAGATGATCGCCGCGATTGAGCGCGCGACGCGCGATATCCGCATGGAGTCCTATATCTTTGCGGCCGACGAGGTCGGCGCGCGTTTCGTGGCCGCGCTCGCGGAAAAAGCGCGCGCCGACCTTGACGTGCGGCTGCACCTCGACGCCTTCGGTGCCGGCCAGAGAAACTTTCGCAGGCTGCGACACGAATTGAAACAGGCCGGGGTCCGGTTCCGCTGGTTTCGCCCCTTCAGCCTGCTGCACCCGCTGAGATATCTGCAACGCAACCACCGCAAGCTTCTGGTCGTCGATGGCCGGGAAGCATTCCTGGGCGGTTTCAACATACGCCGACTGAACTCGCGCCGACTTCACGGCGAGACCCGTCAGCGAGACACCCATGTGCGCGTCGCGGGCCCGCTGGTGGAGCTCGCTGTCAGGCATTTCGAGCGACTCTGGCTTGACGCTGGCCAGCTTCCGGCCAGCGCGATTCCCGATGATACCAAGGGGATCGAGGGGTTGCTGGTGCCGAGCTACTCGCGCCTGTGCCGCAAGCGGCTTGGCTGTCTGCATGCGGGGCTGATCGAAATGGCGCAAACCCACGTTTATCTGACCTCACCATATTTCAGTCCTGGAACCGTGGTCGACCGCGCGCTTCAGGCCGCCGCCCGGCGCGGCGTGGACGCACGTTTGCTGGTCCCCCGCCGGAGCGATCCGCCGGTCGCCGGCTGGGCGACTCGGGCTGCATATGCGCACCTTCTGTCGGCGGGCGTGAGGGTCTATGAATACCTGCCGCGCCAACTGCATGCCAAGACTTCGGTCATCGACGCGGCTTGGTCGATCGTGGGCTCGGCAAACCTCGACTACCGAAGCCTGTTCATCAACCAGGAGCTCGTGTTGATCGCTCGGGATCGGACCCTGGCCGAGCAACTGCAGGCGCAGTATCTGGGCGACCTCGCAGAGGCCGCTGAAATCACCCAGCCGGCGTGGCACCGCCGCGGCTTGCGCGCGCGTGGCCTGGAGGCGATTGGCTGGGCCGCGCGACGACTGCTGTAG
- a CDS encoding ribose-phosphate diphosphokinase yields MILIPFPEMKLLTETLALAMGAELRTLDWHHFPDGESLMTLPGDLDGADVALLATLRNPDHHALPLRFAAATAREMGARRVGLIAPYLGYMRQDSRFEAGQAVSARLFAHFLGESFDWLVTVDPHLHRIARLEEVFPIPAVRAVSAPLLANWIKTNLPDAVLLGPDSESQQWVAEVARLAGRPYEVLRKVRTGDRQVEVSVPESAVLRDGTPVILDDIASSGRTLVRTIERLVAAGSRAPVCLVIHAVFAGSAHDDILAAGAARIITTDTIPHPSNAIGIADVLAEAFGSLGVRAGTSID; encoded by the coding sequence ATGATCCTCATACCGTTTCCCGAAATGAAGCTACTGACCGAAACTCTGGCACTCGCGATGGGGGCGGAATTGCGCACGCTCGACTGGCACCATTTCCCCGATGGCGAAAGCCTGATGACCTTGCCGGGCGATCTGGACGGGGCCGACGTGGCGCTCCTGGCGACATTACGCAATCCAGACCATCATGCGCTGCCGTTGCGCTTCGCCGCGGCGACGGCCCGCGAGATGGGCGCGCGCCGCGTCGGATTGATCGCACCCTATCTCGGTTACATGCGGCAGGACAGCCGTTTCGAGGCTGGGCAGGCGGTCAGCGCGCGGCTTTTCGCGCACTTCCTGGGTGAAAGTTTCGACTGGCTGGTGACGGTCGATCCGCATCTGCACCGGATCGCTCGGCTGGAGGAGGTTTTCCCGATCCCAGCGGTGCGCGCCGTTTCCGCCCCACTGCTTGCAAACTGGATCAAGACTAACCTGCCCGACGCTGTTCTTTTGGGCCCCGATAGCGAAAGCCAGCAATGGGTGGCCGAGGTGGCCCGGCTGGCCGGACGGCCCTATGAAGTGCTGCGCAAGGTCCGGACCGGCGACCGTCAGGTCGAGGTCAGCGTGCCGGAAAGTGCCGTGTTGCGCGATGGCACGCCCGTGATCCTGGACGATATCGCCTCTTCGGGACGGACCTTGGTGCGCACCATTGAACGGCTCGTTGCGGCGGGCAGCCGCGCGCCGGTGTGCCTCGTGATCCACGCGGTTTTCGCCGGTTCCGCACATGATGACATTCTGGCAGCCGGTGCCGCAAGGATCATCACCACCGACACCATACCGCATCCATCGAATGCGATCGGAATCGCCGACGTTCTGGCTGAAGCATTCGGGTCGCTTGGGGTGCGAGCGGGCACAAGCATCGACTAG
- a CDS encoding DUF2933 domain-containing protein — protein MTRHHEKHLDNDNPPRPPSFWKSRAGIYLIFALILGGLLLGYEHRVHILGSGLLIWLPLLLCVGMHFFMHGGHGGHGGHGGRGSGDDK, from the coding sequence ATGACAAGACATCACGAAAAACATTTGGATAATGACAATCCGCCGAGGCCGCCCTCGTTCTGGAAATCACGCGCGGGCATCTACCTGATCTTTGCGCTCATCCTTGGTGGACTACTGCTGGGTTACGAGCATCGGGTGCACATTCTGGGCAGCGGGTTGCTGATCTGGCTCCCTTTGCTGCTTTGTGTTGGCATGCATTTCTTCATGCATGGCGGTCATGGTGGCCACGGCGGACATGGCGGCCGCGGATCGGGTGATGACAAATGA
- a CDS encoding DUF5676 family membrane protein, which translates to MMPIIYFTAVAAILFLALRMTCGACVMGADTATGRARLPLVPLGWALSLFLAVTYLVCIAFDLIFPGYAMYQTWSGLLPGFVWLTPLGFIVGLVESFLYGWYAALIFGGLFNAIANRET; encoded by the coding sequence ATGATGCCTATCATCTATTTCACCGCAGTCGCGGCGATCCTTTTCCTGGCCCTGCGCATGACGTGCGGGGCATGTGTCATGGGCGCGGATACCGCGACGGGGCGCGCGCGCCTGCCACTTGTGCCGCTGGGCTGGGCGCTGAGCCTGTTTCTGGCGGTGACCTATCTGGTCTGCATCGCGTTCGATCTGATCTTTCCCGGCTATGCGATGTACCAGACCTGGTCCGGCCTGCTGCCAGGGTTCGTCTGGCTGACACCGCTTGGCTTCATCGTCGGTCTGGTCGAGAGCTTTCTCTATGGCTGGTATGCCGCGTTGATCTTCGGCGGGCTCTTCAACGCCATCGCGAATAGGGAGACTTAG
- a CDS encoding methyltransferase family protein, translating to MTSDPGSSYGLWLLVFINSAVFILFAFSFFKPQTSRDWRSFGAFSAFIVALFVEMYGFPLTIFFLSGWLQSNWPGIDWFAHDSGHLLEMMFGWEANPHFGPFHFLSFAFIGGGFWLISVAWHHLWAAQRAGRLAVTGPYARIRHPQYVGFALIMAGFLVQWPTILTLAMFPVLVWMYARLAKSEEADSRARFGEAWERYAENVPAFLPRFREVAAQ from the coding sequence ATGACGAGCGACCCGGGATCGTCATACGGGCTTTGGCTGCTCGTGTTCATCAATTCGGCGGTCTTCATTCTGTTCGCGTTCAGTTTCTTCAAGCCACAGACATCGCGTGACTGGCGCAGCTTCGGCGCATTCAGTGCTTTCATCGTGGCACTTTTTGTCGAGATGTACGGGTTTCCGCTGACGATCTTTTTCCTGTCGGGTTGGCTCCAATCCAACTGGCCGGGGATTGACTGGTTCGCCCATGACAGCGGGCACCTTCTGGAAATGATGTTCGGCTGGGAAGCGAACCCGCATTTCGGGCCGTTCCATTTCCTCAGCTTTGCATTCATCGGTGGGGGCTTCTGGCTGATCTCGGTGGCCTGGCACCATCTCTGGGCAGCACAGCGGGCCGGGCGACTGGCGGTCACGGGTCCCTACGCCCGGATACGGCATCCGCAATATGTGGGGTTCGCTCTCATCATGGCAGGGTTCCTCGTGCAATGGCCGACAATCCTCACGCTTGCAATGTTCCCGGTTCTGGTCTGGATGTATGCGCGACTTGCCAAGAGCGAGGAGGCCGACAGTCGGGCCCGGTTTGGCGAGGCATGGGAGAGATATGCAGAGAATGTTCCGGCGTTTCTGCCTCGATTCCGGGAAGTTGCCGCGCAATGA
- a CDS encoding NAD-dependent epimerase/dehydratase family protein, with protein MSNLVILGGSGDVGSRLVRLLSDHQEWKVWAVSRRNRAVETAHENVVYTALDVARPDAAHSLPDDAMVVNLTEATPPGLVAEILARGGTVLDTSATPSYVHALIRAADGTNGCLVTGVGTAPGLSTLMAAALASDKRVETLRIGVELGMGRHYGQAAAEWFFRTLGQPYDDPVTGRSVFPGTHPWRFSFAQNEAPRLALDVAFPDEGIHPGGLELRVHHYLAVDPPFVTRLFAVAQRLRLGRWMSEHPRQMTKLSQWLPQFGQLRTRIAAVAFDCEGKEIAANLFEGGDQADLTAAMILVTLEAMRSSDARHAGANSIVDHLDLEQALSGLRRHLAGGVAIHTNAWQRPN; from the coding sequence GTGAGCAATCTGGTGATCCTCGGAGGATCCGGTGATGTCGGGTCGCGGCTTGTTCGCCTCCTTTCCGACCATCAGGAATGGAAGGTTTGGGCGGTTTCCAGGCGAAACCGTGCGGTTGAAACGGCGCATGAAAACGTGGTTTACACAGCCCTCGACGTGGCGCGCCCCGACGCGGCCCATTCACTTCCCGACGACGCCATGGTCGTAAATCTGACCGAAGCGACACCGCCGGGGCTGGTCGCTGAAATTCTCGCAAGAGGCGGTACGGTGCTCGATACATCGGCGACGCCGAGCTATGTCCACGCCCTGATCCGGGCGGCGGACGGGACAAACGGGTGTCTTGTGACGGGTGTTGGAACTGCTCCGGGTCTCAGCACATTGATGGCGGCAGCTCTGGCAAGCGACAAACGGGTAGAGACGCTGCGTATCGGAGTCGAGCTTGGTATGGGCCGTCACTATGGACAGGCGGCGGCCGAGTGGTTCTTTCGGACGCTTGGACAGCCTTATGACGATCCGGTGACGGGCCGGTCTGTGTTTCCAGGCACGCACCCCTGGAGGTTCAGTTTCGCACAGAACGAGGCGCCGAGACTGGCGCTCGATGTGGCGTTTCCCGATGAGGGTATTCATCCTGGCGGACTCGAACTCCGTGTTCACCATTACCTGGCCGTCGATCCGCCATTTGTCACACGCCTGTTTGCAGTGGCACAACGGCTTAGGCTCGGACGTTGGATGTCAGAGCATCCCCGGCAAATGACAAAGCTTTCACAGTGGCTGCCGCAATTCGGGCAATTACGAACACGGATTGCGGCGGTTGCGTTCGATTGCGAAGGCAAAGAGATCGCCGCGAACCTGTTCGAAGGTGGCGATCAGGCTGATTTGACGGCTGCGATGATATTGGTGACACTTGAGGCAATGCGGTCCAGCGATGCACGACACGCAGGGGCCAATTCCATTGTTGATCACCTTGATCTGGAGCAGGCGCTGAGCGGTTTGCGTCGCCACTTAGCAGGCGGAGTGGCCATACACACAAACGCTTGGCAAAGGCCGAACTAA